From the Papaver somniferum cultivar HN1 chromosome 2, ASM357369v1, whole genome shotgun sequence genome, the window GAAATTTTTACAACTGATCCAGGGACACAGACATTAGAACAGGGCCATCAGGATGCAGGACACCTCTATTATCGACCTCATCACTGTGTGTAAGAGGATATTATGGATTGAAGTTCTGAGTATGTCAAAAAGATCAAATGTAAATGAGGAAGAAAACACATTCCCCAAGAACACAACCAACATATGAGGTGCCTCAAGAACAACAAGGGACATCACTCTCTTACTGAAGATTTGATGCTTTATAATTCCATAAAAAGATTTGTCAGTCTTCTGCAAGGACTTATCTCTTCCTCTGGTGCTTTTGTTCTGTGACGGAAACCCTGATGTATCCCCCAAACCATCCTGCAAACGAAACAGAGTTCATTAGTCTTCAGTTCAGCATAAAAGACTatcattttctatcctagtaagATCTTTTGTGTTTAACATATTAGAAGCCAACAAGATGCTATCTTAAGAATATTGtacaatgggagaaaataataatGTAATAAGAAAGCTTATGAGTACCTGTAGAAGGGTTCCCATACAAATTGCAGATTTCATCTGTGCATCTTCACCTTCACCAGCTTCAGTAACTCCCATGTGCCAAGGATAATCCTCTGCCAACATATGTTTCTTCTATGCTTAAAACCTGATAACAGGATCACTTGCTGTCATAAAGAAGACAAGATGTGGAATTCAATTTTCCAGCAAAAACTGTAATGCAACCTGtttcaaaattaattaaatacCATACTACCAAATACTAACATCACATCAGTACCAGAAAGTGCAAAAGCCTCGAACTGCAAAAATAAGAACAGAATATAGATCACCATATCAATGTCTATTCACGGTGGCCAACCATATTCTATCACTTTACAATTAGAGAAGCGAACACCTAATATCGAGACAGGAAATATCTCAGTGCGGTACAACTGATAACGTTTAAGAGAAAATCGCAGCAAAAGCAAACTTTTCTCTGTATTATTTTGCCAGTTGCATTCATGGATATAAAATTCATCTTTGAAAAAGAGAGCTTCAGGATGTATACCACACTTAAATGCATAATGGAATGTGCATTATTTTGTTATTTAGAAAATAAAGGTAAAAGGGAAGTCCAGAATCCCCTCTACAAAAACAAACAATTATATCACTGTCTAATGATATGTAGACACCAATGCAGATCTTCAGACAAACCACAGCATCTTATGCATAGTTTACGCCAAGACTTCCCATATCTTACCAAATAAATGAATTCATGTCTTTTTATAACTTTGTACCAAATAAAAAACTTAGCTACCCAGAAGCGGAGTTGAAGTAGATTATGTACAGGCTTCTTATAATCAAGTTTCACCCGTGTTCTCCATTTCCAGATTGTGGAAGCATATGATGCTGACACCATGATGCGGATGAGTATAAGTGCGGCTAGGAGCCTAGGACTACGATAACAACATTCTGGTTTATCCCTGCATAAGTACAATTCTTCCAGGCCATACAACATCACTGTAACACGGTTCTTTTCTGACAAGGAATCTCAAACTCTTTGGTACATTGATACACAGCATAATATAATCTTGATTCAAACCAAAAACATGATTAGGAGAACCATGAAAATGAAGAAGCAAAAATGAAatgtttaaagaaaaataaatctatgtTCAGTCTAAGAAATTGGTAAACACATCATGTCTGAATGAAGACGTCAATGCAGTAATATAAgagagaaaacaaaaacctaCCTATATCAAAAGTTGCAAAACTAAAAACatagcagtaaaattctcttgaTTAGTACCAAAAAAAGTGGATTAAAAGTATGCCAAGCTGTTCACATGCAAGAAAACCCTCATTTCACTTGCCTCAAACATAGTCTCTAACTGTTTTGATTGCACATCATAGCAGTGGAAATTCCAATACatgtcggcatggtcttcatcacccATCCAAGCTGGCGCGTATATCATTTTAAGTCTAGGATATGTAACAATTGCAATACCACGATCCCACCAGAAACGACCCAAGATTCCTGGTACATGAAAACTGCACTTCTCTGTCCATTCATATTGTTGCTGTTGGGTATCCTTCTTCAAAACCCATAAACTCAATTCATTGTCTGAGATATGATCAATGTAGCAGAGTGATCCTTCCATCTCATGTATAGTAGTACATTTTTCTGAAGCTCCCTTTGGGAATTGTATCGTGTGGAATCTTTCACTACTAACATCAAAACTAACTATTTCCCTTTGATCCCATGCATCCTCATCAACCTCACTCTCATCCAAATGTGGTTTACCCAGAACATTAGCCAACCAATGCAAAGAACCATATGCGAACACCGTTTTCCAACTAGCAACATCTGGCAAATGACACTCTTTCGGAAGAACGACAGGTCTCCATGGATCACCACCTTCAACGCCAAGAGTAATAACCCTACATAAGTACTCCTTTATCCTGTTTCCACCATCACAACAGCAGAGAACCACCTTATACTTTTCCATGACTGAATCATATGCTAGATTAACGACAAAACCATTATTATAAAGACAATCGTTATAAATAATATCGTCAGGTACTGGAAGATTAATCAAATCACCTGTAACTGGATTGTAAACATGGAGACTAGGTATGTCCTCTTGGAAAGATGATAGTAGTACTAAACCATTTAAAGAGTGTTGAATCTTAAGGCATTTATAGACTAATCCAGTTTCTTTTCCGAAACGGAAAAACTTCTTCCTCCAAATAATCAATTGATTCCTCCTCCTCCTTTCCCTCTTCCTCAtcctcttcatcaccatcatcatcatcatcctcctcATCGTCATCATTCTCATCCtcgtcctcatcatcatcattctcATCCTCGTCTTCTTTTTTGTCCTCATGACGAGCAATTTCTTTTTCAATATCAACTACTTCGGGAGGTT encodes:
- the LOC113348557 gene encoding uncharacterized protein LOC113348557, which codes for MRTKKKTRMRMMMMRTRMRMMTMRRMMMMMVMKRMRKRERRRRNQLIIWRKKFFRFGKETGLVYKCLKIQHSLNGLVLLSSFQEDIPSLHVYNPVTGDLINLPVPDDIIYNDCLYNNGFVVNLAYDSVMEKYKVVLCCCDGGNRIKEYLCRVITLGVEGGDPWRPVVLPKECHLPDVASWKTVFAYGSLHWLANVLGKPHLDESEVDEDAWDQREIVSFDVSSERFHTIQFPKGASEKCTTIHEMEGSLCYIDHISDNELSLWVLKKDTQQQQYEWTEKCSFHVPGILGRFWWDRGIAIVTYPRLKMIYAPAWMGDEDHADMYWNFHCYDVQSKQLETMFEQVILLSGFKHRRNICWQRIILGTWELLKLVKVKMHR